A single Defluviitalea saccharophila DNA region contains:
- the fliR gene encoding flagellar biosynthetic protein FliR produces the protein MDFLMSNVFLRIDIVLLVFIRFLGFFVTSPIFGGSNAPIYSKIGFSFIVSTILVSTMPTMTVTYDDHILGYAILILKELTVGAIFGFLVYLILSIFYLAGQLIDYQIGFSMISVLDPLSNIQVPITGNLYYFMILTILLITNGHHKIIQALFYSYQVLPIGQAVFSTDLLGNYIVILTDIFIIAIKVASPIIGAILILDFALGILARTAPQMNMFVIGLPLKLILGLACLIVVMPLFTMIYNYVAKELFEKLFLIIKGMIP, from the coding sequence ATGGATTTCTTGATGAGTAATGTATTTTTAAGGATAGATATTGTTTTATTAGTTTTTATTAGATTTTTAGGTTTTTTTGTTACCTCTCCAATATTTGGAGGCAGTAATGCTCCTATTTATTCAAAAATAGGTTTTTCTTTTATTGTAAGTACTATTTTAGTTTCTACGATGCCCACAATGACAGTAACCTATGATGATCATATTTTGGGCTATGCGATTCTTATACTAAAGGAATTGACGGTAGGAGCAATTTTTGGATTTTTAGTATATTTAATTTTAAGTATTTTTTATTTAGCAGGACAATTAATAGATTATCAAATAGGGTTTTCAATGATCAGTGTCTTAGATCCACTAAGCAACATACAAGTACCTATTACTGGTAATCTTTATTATTTTATGATTTTAACAATTCTTTTAATAACCAATGGTCATCATAAAATCATTCAGGCATTGTTTTATAGCTATCAAGTACTGCCTATCGGTCAAGCAGTTTTTAGTACTGATCTTTTAGGCAATTATATTGTTATTTTAACGGATATTTTTATTATTGCAATTAAAGTTGCCTCTCCAATTATTGGAGCTATTTTAATTCTAGATTTTGCATTAGGTATATTAGCTAGAACAGCTCCTCAGATGAATATGTTTGTTATTGGATTGCCTCTTAAGTTAATCTTAGGATTGGCATGCTTAATAGTTGTAATGCCGTTATTTACAATGATCTATAATTATGTTGCTAAAGAACTGTTTGAAAAGCTATTTCTCATCATTAAGGGAATGATTCCATGA
- a CDS encoding MinD/ParA family protein, giving the protein MIDQAENLRKIINNNNQLTQEASKIRSARVITITSGKGGVGKSNVAVNLAVQLRKIGKRVVIIDADFGLANIEVILGIVPKYTFSDVMNGEKIITDIMTEGPMNIKFISGGSGVQDLIRLNESQLSYFIKNLYLLDKMADIILIDTGAGLTDAVLCFSRAADEIILVTTPEPTSITDAYALVKTLSAQNKESIPNIKLIVNRVDDDEEGKEIYFKLKQVSKRFLDVDIEELGYIPYDRALVKSVKLQEPVSLSFPKSEVSRAFESISNKIANIDTENKEGLGFTSFVKRLMNFFNS; this is encoded by the coding sequence ATGATTGATCAAGCAGAGAATCTAAGAAAAATTATAAATAATAATAATCAGTTAACACAGGAGGCTTCAAAGATACGTTCTGCAAGGGTAATAACAATTACCAGTGGAAAAGGGGGAGTTGGCAAAAGTAATGTTGCAGTCAATTTGGCTGTGCAATTACGAAAAATCGGAAAAAGAGTTGTTATCATCGATGCCGACTTTGGGTTAGCAAACATTGAAGTCATTCTTGGCATTGTTCCCAAATATACCTTTAGCGATGTTATGAATGGGGAAAAAATTATTACAGACATTATGACAGAAGGTCCAATGAACATAAAATTTATTTCCGGAGGCTCTGGAGTACAGGATTTGATCCGCTTGAATGAGAGTCAACTATCCTATTTTATAAAGAACTTATACCTACTCGATAAAATGGCAGATATTATATTAATCGACACAGGGGCTGGTTTAACAGACGCTGTGTTATGCTTTTCGAGAGCTGCGGATGAAATCATTTTAGTAACGACGCCGGAACCAACTTCTATTACAGATGCCTATGCACTTGTAAAAACATTATCTGCACAAAATAAAGAATCTATTCCAAATATTAAACTCATAGTTAATAGAGTTGATGATGATGAAGAAGGAAAAGAAATTTATTTTAAATTAAAACAGGTATCCAAGCGTTTCTTAGATGTAGATATTGAAGAATTAGGGTATATCCCATATGATAGAGCATTGGTTAAATCAGTAAAATTACAAGAACCCGTCTCTCTAAGTTTTCCGAAAAGTGAGGTAAGCAGAGCTTTTGAGAGTATTTCAAATAAAATAGCAAATATTGATACTGAAAATAAAGAGGGCTTAGGTTTTACATCATTTGTTAAACGTCTAATGAATTTCTTTAATTCTTAA
- the flhA gene encoding flagellar biosynthesis protein FlhA, translating to MKSGNMFLGAFVISIIMMIIIPLPQWILDIFFTINIAVALIILLNTLFSKEATDMSMFPSILLITTLFRLALNISSTRSILGEGYAGEVVNAFGSFVAGGNIVLGVVVFIIIVIIQFLVITKGAERVAEVSARFTLDAMPGKQMAIDADLNTGLIDEAEAKERRKKIQEEAQFYGAMDGASKFVKNDAVAGIIITFINIIGGLILGTTGITTGKPIPLTEALEVYTILTIGDGLVSQIPSLLISTATGILVTKTATEADMSSDLFKQLASTPLIFQISGATLIVLGITTPLPWYIMVPIGILLMVGASSIDKRLKLQTINEEVSTEDIEAEEVRKPENVVSLLQVDPIELEFGYGIIPLADVNQGGDLLDRVVMIRRQIALELGAIVPIIRLRDNIQLSPNQYIIKIKGVEIAKGEILFDHYMAMNPGYVEEEIDGIETVEPAFGLPALWISESQREKAEMMGYTVVDPPSIIATHLTEVIKRHLHELLSRQDVQTLINNVKENHPALIDELVPKILGIGDIQKVLANLLKESVSIRDLVTIFETLADYGAVTRDTDLLTEYVRQSLGRAISKKFLNQRSNNIITLDPVLEQTIMDAVQQSEQGSYLALDPQTTQQIFEKLSREIARFNSIGQQPILLTSPIVRIYFKKLTEQIAPDLVVLSYNEVDSSIEMQSIGMVSLT from the coding sequence GTGAAATCTGGAAATATGTTTCTTGGAGCATTTGTAATATCAATTATAATGATGATTATTATACCACTTCCACAGTGGATTTTAGATATATTTTTTACTATAAATATTGCAGTGGCGCTAATTATTCTTCTTAATACGTTATTTTCTAAAGAAGCCACTGACATGTCAATGTTTCCGTCAATCTTATTGATTACAACATTATTTAGACTAGCTCTAAACATATCTTCTACCAGATCAATTTTAGGAGAAGGATATGCCGGGGAAGTTGTTAATGCTTTCGGAAGCTTTGTTGCAGGAGGAAATATTGTCCTTGGTGTCGTTGTATTTATCATTATCGTTATTATACAATTTTTGGTTATTACTAAAGGTGCAGAACGTGTAGCAGAGGTATCTGCAAGATTTACATTAGATGCTATGCCAGGAAAACAGATGGCAATTGATGCGGATTTAAATACCGGATTAATTGATGAGGCTGAAGCAAAAGAGAGAAGAAAAAAAATACAGGAAGAAGCTCAGTTTTATGGAGCTATGGACGGAGCCAGTAAGTTTGTAAAGAATGATGCTGTTGCTGGAATAATTATTACTTTTATTAATATTATCGGAGGACTTATTTTAGGAACTACCGGAATCACAACAGGAAAACCAATTCCTCTTACGGAAGCTCTTGAAGTATATACAATTTTAACGATTGGTGATGGACTTGTAAGCCAAATACCATCACTACTTATATCAACAGCGACAGGGATACTTGTAACGAAAACAGCCACTGAAGCTGACATGAGTAGTGATTTATTTAAACAACTTGCAAGTACTCCGCTGATCTTTCAAATTTCAGGGGCTACTCTAATCGTTTTAGGAATAACCACTCCATTGCCTTGGTATATTATGGTTCCAATAGGGATATTGCTGATGGTCGGAGCCAGTTCTATTGATAAAAGGCTTAAACTCCAAACAATTAATGAAGAAGTTTCAACTGAGGATATTGAAGCAGAAGAAGTTAGAAAGCCTGAAAATGTGGTGTCTCTGCTTCAAGTTGATCCTATAGAATTAGAGTTTGGATATGGAATCATTCCTCTTGCAGATGTGAATCAAGGGGGAGATTTACTTGATAGAGTTGTAATGATCAGAAGACAGATTGCATTAGAATTAGGAGCTATCGTTCCTATCATTAGATTAAGGGATAATATTCAATTAAGTCCTAATCAATATATTATTAAAATCAAAGGTGTTGAAATTGCTAAAGGTGAAATTCTTTTTGACCACTATATGGCTATGAATCCAGGATACGTAGAAGAAGAAATTGATGGAATTGAAACGGTTGAGCCTGCATTTGGATTGCCTGCTTTGTGGATATCAGAAAGTCAAAGGGAAAAAGCTGAGATGATGGGATACACAGTTGTTGATCCGCCATCAATCATCGCTACTCATTTAACTGAAGTCATTAAACGACACTTACACGAATTACTCAGTCGTCAAGATGTTCAAACCCTTATTAATAATGTTAAAGAAAATCATCCTGCTCTTATTGATGAGCTGGTTCCAAAAATATTGGGCATAGGGGATATTCAAAAAGTATTGGCAAATTTACTCAAGGAATCAGTATCTATAAGAGATTTAGTTACAATATTTGAAACTTTAGCTGATTATGGAGCAGTAACTAGAGACACTGATTTACTAACTGAATATGTTCGCCAAAGTCTTGGAAGGGCAATCTCTAAAAAGTTTTTAAATCAGAGATCAAACAATATTATTACTTTAGATCCAGTATTGGAGCAAACAATTATGGATGCTGTACAGCAATCAGAGCAAGGTTCTTATCTCGCTTTAGATCCACAAACAACGCAACAAATTTTTGAAAAATTAAGTCGTGAAATTGCTCGCTTTAATTCTATAGGACAGCAGCCAATTTTACTAACATCACCTATTGTAAGGATTTATTTCAAGAAATTAACTGAGCAGATTGCACCAGATCTTGTGGTACTATCATACAATGAAGTTGATTCCAGCATTGAAATGCAATCTATTGGGATGGTGAGCTTGACATGA
- the flhF gene encoding flagellar biosynthesis protein FlhF translates to MKIRKYEARTEYEAIEKVKNDLGKDALVLNIKKISPKGIFKLFRRPSVEVMAALDEQFSKTNLQNEKRLPEYKNSDPSKTSDTFNLNLNASKHVIDEQKKTIKSLENKLDNLEGLLTKVMEKVSTESQIQIIDNSNQTRQYNSTILQLFYDSLIKNEVLPEIAEIILSDLDQTEEVQSNNINDLVGIVYNRIMQILGKPSPIELTNNKPKIVFFIGPTGVGKTTTIAKITAHFALNLQKKVGLITADTYRIAAVEQLKTYAEILNVPVEVIYAPEELTETLEKMKSRDIIFIDTAGRSHKNLQQFQELNHLISTIEEKEVFLVLSATTKYKDMVHIINKYSPISNYRIIFTKIDETTALGTILNIRYLTQKPLSYITFGQNVPDDIELMSPEKMTKALLGSMEE, encoded by the coding sequence ATGAAAATTAGAAAATATGAAGCTAGAACGGAATATGAAGCAATTGAAAAAGTAAAAAATGACTTAGGTAAGGATGCATTGGTTCTAAATATAAAAAAAATCAGCCCCAAAGGGATATTTAAATTATTTAGACGTCCTTCAGTAGAGGTAATGGCTGCTTTAGATGAACAATTCTCTAAAACAAATCTTCAAAATGAAAAAAGGTTACCTGAATATAAAAATTCAGATCCCAGTAAAACAAGCGATACGTTTAACTTAAATTTAAATGCATCAAAACATGTGATTGACGAGCAAAAGAAAACCATAAAAAGTTTAGAGAATAAATTAGACAATCTCGAGGGACTTCTCACAAAAGTCATGGAAAAGGTAAGTACAGAAAGTCAGATTCAAATTATTGATAACAGCAATCAAACCAGACAATATAATAGTACCATTTTACAGCTCTTTTATGATAGTTTAATTAAAAATGAGGTACTTCCTGAGATTGCAGAAATTATATTAAGTGATTTAGATCAGACAGAAGAGGTGCAATCTAATAATATTAATGATTTAGTTGGAATTGTATATAATCGCATTATGCAAATACTGGGTAAGCCAAGTCCAATAGAACTTACAAATAATAAGCCAAAAATTGTTTTTTTTATTGGACCCACTGGAGTAGGAAAAACGACGACCATTGCCAAGATCACAGCACACTTTGCCCTCAATTTGCAAAAGAAGGTAGGCTTAATTACTGCAGATACCTATCGTATTGCTGCTGTTGAACAGCTTAAAACGTATGCTGAAATATTAAATGTTCCGGTGGAGGTTATTTATGCTCCAGAGGAATTAACAGAGACATTAGAAAAAATGAAAAGTCGAGATATTATATTTATTGATACTGCAGGAAGATCTCATAAAAACCTTCAGCAGTTCCAGGAATTGAATCATCTCATATCAACGATAGAAGAAAAAGAAGTATTTTTAGTGTTGAGTGCAACAACCAAGTATAAGGATATGGTTCACATAATTAATAAATATTCCCCAATTTCCAACTACCGTATTATTTTCACGAAGATTGACGAGACTACCGCCCTTGGAACAATTTTAAATATACGTTATCTTACACAAAAGCCTTTATCATATATTACCTTCGGCCAAAATGTTCCGGATGACATTGAATTGATGAGTCCGGAAAAAATGACCAAAGCCTTATTAGGGAGTATGGAAGAATGA
- the fliP gene encoding flagellar type III secretion system pore protein FliP (The bacterial flagellar biogenesis protein FliP forms a type III secretion system (T3SS)-type pore required for flagellar assembly.) yields MKISKNTKFLLSGIIMILTIQLLFGLEVYAEPLDNATLTIPQIGIDVQPAESPQEVVSSLQILFLLTIISLAPSILIMMTSFTRIIIALHFLRSALGTQQTPPNQVLIGLALFLTLFIMGPTFSEINEQALKPYTAGQISQEEALDKAMNPMRDFMFRQVRNSDLNLFMGIAQMDPIENTEDVSIAEQIPSRVLIPAFIISELKTGFMIGFLLYIPFIVIDMVVASTLMSMGMMMLPPVMISLPFKILLFVMVDGWNLVIGQLVQTFR; encoded by the coding sequence ATGAAAATAAGTAAAAATACAAAATTTTTATTATCTGGAATAATAATGATTTTAACTATACAATTACTTTTTGGGCTTGAAGTTTATGCGGAACCTTTAGACAATGCAACATTGACTATACCTCAAATCGGTATTGATGTACAACCTGCGGAAAGCCCGCAGGAGGTTGTTTCGAGTTTACAAATACTTTTTCTTCTTACAATTATTTCCTTGGCTCCATCCATATTAATTATGATGACGTCATTTACAAGAATTATTATAGCATTGCATTTTTTACGTTCTGCATTAGGTACTCAACAAACTCCGCCCAATCAAGTTCTTATAGGACTCGCTTTATTTTTAACCCTATTCATCATGGGACCTACTTTTTCAGAAATTAATGAACAGGCTCTAAAGCCATATACTGCAGGACAAATATCTCAGGAGGAGGCTCTCGACAAGGCTATGAATCCCATGAGAGATTTTATGTTCAGACAAGTAAGGAATAGTGACCTTAATTTATTTATGGGAATTGCACAAATGGATCCTATTGAGAATACTGAAGATGTTAGCATAGCAGAGCAAATACCTTCAAGAGTATTAATACCTGCATTTATCATAAGTGAATTAAAGACGGGATTTATGATAGGATTTTTACTATATATTCCTTTTATTGTTATAGATATGGTTGTAGCCTCTACATTGATGTCAATGGGAATGATGATGCTTCCTCCTGTTATGATTTCTCTTCCTTTTAAAATCCTATTATTTGTTATGGTCGATGGATGGAATCTTGTTATTGGACAGCTTGTTCAAACTTTTAGGTAG
- the fliM gene encoding flagellar motor switch protein FliM — MGEVLSQNEIDELLKALNTGELDVTNIQTTDREKHIKNYDFARPSKFAKEQLRTLEIIFDNYSRIVSTYLSGYLRTPTQIDVINAEAVTYYEFSNSLANPVILSSVDFSPLKGSILLELSPNLGYCIIDRILGGKGSMIDKIREFTEIERILLERMVSQLVNLLREPWENVVEINPRLEKIETNSQFAQIISPNEMIALVTLNMKIGEVEGMMNICIPHLVIEPIMDRLNTKYWFTTVEQDDNVTYRTYLEKRLEIAKIPVRAVLGKTYITVGEFINLQVGDVIKLDSYTNSDLDVMVGNLLKFRAKPGLFKNRNSIQITSIVRKEDE, encoded by the coding sequence ATGGGTGAAGTTCTATCACAAAATGAAATAGACGAGCTGTTAAAAGCTTTAAATACAGGAGAGTTAGATGTTACAAATATTCAAACCACTGACCGGGAAAAACATATAAAAAACTATGATTTTGCCAGACCTTCGAAGTTTGCGAAGGAACAATTAAGAACTTTAGAAATTATTTTTGATAATTACTCTCGAATTGTATCAACGTATTTATCCGGTTATTTACGCACTCCAACGCAAATAGATGTTATTAATGCAGAAGCCGTAACTTATTACGAATTTAGTAATTCTTTAGCGAATCCGGTCATTTTGTCCAGTGTAGACTTTTCTCCTTTAAAAGGATCAATTTTGCTGGAACTCTCTCCTAATTTGGGATATTGCATTATAGATAGAATTTTAGGCGGCAAGGGTTCCATGATTGATAAAATAAGGGAATTTACGGAGATAGAAAGAATACTTTTAGAAAGAATGGTATCTCAACTAGTAAATTTGTTACGAGAACCATGGGAAAATGTTGTTGAAATTAATCCTAGGCTGGAGAAAATTGAGACTAACTCTCAATTTGCTCAAATTATATCACCTAATGAAATGATTGCCCTTGTAACTTTGAATATGAAAATTGGCGAAGTTGAAGGGATGATGAATATTTGTATACCTCATTTGGTTATTGAACCAATAATGGATAGGCTCAATACCAAGTACTGGTTTACAACCGTAGAACAGGATGACAATGTAACTTATAGAACATATTTAGAAAAGCGATTGGAGATCGCAAAAATTCCTGTTAGAGCGGTTCTAGGTAAAACATATATTACTGTTGGAGAATTTATAAATCTTCAAGTAGGTGATGTAATAAAGCTAGATTCATATACAAATTCTGACCTTGATGTTATGGTTGGAAATCTTTTGAAGTTTCGTGCGAAACCGGGACTATTCAAAAATAGAAATTCTATTCAAATTACTTCAATAGTGAGGAAGGAGGATGAGTAA
- the flhB gene encoding flagellar biosynthesis protein FlhB, whose protein sequence is MTEKINITEESELLICDLQFFADKDGKTEKPTARKRSKAREEGQVVKSMEINTAFLLIFMFSSLEIFGPFIYGRITSIFEDTYILLPQLDNIFTNTYMLDFGPHIFSQIMIIVSPLFAVALAVGITISYVQVGWHPTFKPLRPKFSRMNPISGFGRLFSKHSLVELIKSIVKVAIIGVVIYSSVIDEVDNIVLLLDMELLQMVQYIGKVIIDMGIKVGMFFIFIAAADYAFQRYEHEQNLKMTKEEVKDEYKMTEGNPEIKSKVRQKMREISLRRMMQEIPKADVVITNPTHYAVAIQYDSNIASAPIVIAKGVDYLALRIKSIAGENNIEIVENKPLARALYQTVDIGKEIPPELYQAVAEVLAFVYSLKKNM, encoded by the coding sequence ATGACAGAAAAGATTAATATTACCGAAGAATCTGAACTATTAATATGTGATTTGCAGTTTTTTGCAGATAAAGATGGAAAAACTGAGAAGCCTACTGCTAGAAAACGCAGTAAGGCAAGAGAAGAAGGTCAAGTAGTTAAAAGCATGGAAATTAATACGGCTTTCCTGCTTATATTTATGTTTTCATCTCTTGAAATATTCGGACCATTTATTTATGGCAGAATTACTTCTATTTTTGAAGACACTTATATTTTACTTCCACAATTAGACAATATTTTTACTAACACTTATATGTTAGATTTTGGTCCCCATATATTTTCGCAAATTATGATCATTGTATCTCCATTATTTGCTGTTGCATTGGCTGTAGGAATTACCATAAGTTATGTTCAGGTAGGATGGCATCCGACATTCAAGCCTTTGCGTCCTAAATTTAGCAGGATGAATCCAATTTCTGGTTTTGGTAGATTATTTTCAAAACACTCTTTGGTAGAGTTAATAAAATCGATTGTTAAAGTTGCAATTATCGGTGTCGTGATCTATAGTTCTGTAATTGATGAAGTAGACAATATTGTGCTTCTGTTGGATATGGAGTTATTGCAGATGGTTCAATACATTGGTAAAGTCATTATTGACATGGGCATCAAGGTAGGTATGTTTTTTATATTTATTGCGGCAGCAGATTATGCATTTCAAAGATATGAACATGAACAAAACTTAAAAATGACGAAAGAAGAAGTCAAAGATGAATATAAAATGACTGAAGGAAATCCTGAAATTAAAAGTAAAGTAAGACAAAAAATGCGAGAGATCTCTTTGAGGAGAATGATGCAAGAGATACCAAAAGCCGATGTCGTTATTACAAATCCAACTCATTATGCGGTAGCTATACAATATGATTCTAATATTGCTTCTGCACCGATTGTAATAGCAAAAGGTGTAGATTATTTGGCCTTACGAATCAAAAGTATAGCAGGAGAAAATAATATTGAGATTGTAGAAAATAAGCCGCTTGCAAGAGCACTATATCAAACAGTAGATATTGGAAAAGAGATTCCGCCTGAATTATATCAGGCTGTTGCTGAGGTATTGGCATTTGTTTATAGTTTGAAGAAAAATATGTAG
- a CDS encoding response regulator — MAKKILIVDDAAFMRMMIKDILTKNGYEIAAEAENGAKAVEKFKELAPDLVIMDITMPEMDGIQAVREIKKIDGSATIIMCSAMGQQAMVIESIQAGAKDFIVKPFQADRVVEAVKKVIG, encoded by the coding sequence ATGGCAAAAAAGATATTAATCGTTGATGACGCAGCTTTTATGAGGATGATGATCAAAGATATTTTAACCAAAAATGGATATGAAATTGCGGCTGAAGCTGAAAATGGTGCGAAAGCAGTAGAAAAATTTAAGGAGTTGGCACCTGATTTAGTGATCATGGATATTACAATGCCTGAGATGGATGGTATTCAAGCTGTTAGAGAAATTAAAAAAATAGATGGTAGTGCTACAATTATCATGTGTTCGGCAATGGGACAACAAGCCATGGTAATCGAATCAATACAAGCCGGTGCAAAAGACTTTATAGTAAAGCCATTCCAAGCAGATAGAGTGGTTGAAGCTGTAAAGAAGGTTATTGGATAA
- the fliY gene encoding flagellar motor switch phosphatase FliY has translation MGDMLSQAEIDALLGGTDADFNDSNDAYDVAQDTLTEDEKDALGEIGNISMGTSATTLFTLLNQKVTITTPKVKVMTWSELSKEYNESCVAINVEYKEGLRGTNLLILKEDDVKIIADLMMGGDGTNIQGELTELHLSAISEAMNQMVGSASTSMSSMFNKKIDINPPHAFVAHLQEGNMIDNLGFGEEGIVRIAFKMEIGNLIDSEIMQILPVDFAKGLVNNLMHSEESQPQQPKKVEQPAKPSPSSATIQQQEIKASSPQPDLSYAQYNQPNNMSYQMPPIQQPQMIPQNPYQQSVNVHPAEFQNFDVGSIMRQKENIDIIMDVPLEVTVELGRTHKLIKEILEFSPGTIIELDKLAGEPIDILVNGKFVAKGEVVVIDENFGIRITEIINPENRI, from the coding sequence ATGGGAGATATGCTTTCGCAAGCAGAAATTGATGCATTGTTAGGTGGGACAGATGCAGATTTTAACGATTCTAATGATGCATATGATGTAGCCCAAGATACCCTTACAGAAGATGAAAAAGACGCATTAGGAGAAATAGGCAATATAAGTATGGGTACTTCTGCAACAACATTATTTACATTATTAAATCAAAAAGTAACCATTACAACTCCAAAAGTAAAGGTTATGACTTGGAGTGAGTTATCCAAAGAATATAATGAGTCCTGCGTAGCAATTAATGTTGAATATAAAGAAGGATTAAGGGGAACAAACTTACTCATATTAAAAGAGGACGATGTTAAGATTATTGCCGATCTGATGATGGGTGGAGATGGGACCAATATACAAGGAGAACTTACAGAGCTTCACCTTAGTGCTATAAGTGAAGCTATGAATCAAATGGTTGGTTCTGCATCCACATCAATGTCATCGATGTTTAATAAGAAAATAGACATAAATCCTCCCCATGCATTTGTAGCTCATTTGCAAGAAGGCAATATGATTGATAATTTGGGGTTTGGAGAAGAAGGAATAGTAAGAATAGCTTTCAAAATGGAGATAGGTAATCTAATTGATAGTGAAATTATGCAAATTCTTCCGGTTGATTTTGCAAAGGGGCTTGTAAATAATCTAATGCATTCTGAGGAAAGTCAGCCTCAGCAGCCTAAAAAAGTAGAACAACCGGCTAAACCAAGTCCAAGCAGTGCAACTATACAGCAGCAGGAAATAAAGGCAAGTAGTCCACAGCCGGATTTATCCTATGCTCAGTATAATCAACCCAATAATATGAGCTATCAAATGCCACCTATTCAACAACCGCAAATGATTCCTCAAAATCCTTACCAACAAAGTGTAAATGTACATCCAGCCGAGTTTCAGAATTTTGATGTTGGTTCAATTATGAGGCAGAAAGAAAACATTGACATTATAATGGATGTTCCTTTAGAAGTTACTGTCGAATTGGGAAGAACTCATAAATTAATTAAAGAAATACTTGAGTTTAGTCCAGGAACTATTATCGAGTTAGATAAATTGGCTGGTGAGCCTATTGATATTTTAGTTAATGGGAAATTTGTTGCAAAAGGTGAAGTTGTCGTGATTGATGAAAATTTCGGAATTAGAATTACTGAAATAATCAATCCCGAAAATAGGATATAA
- the fliQ gene encoding flagellar biosynthesis protein FliQ, translating into MEQMVIDLAQDALLTVLKVSAPMLLMGLTVGLIVSIFQTVTSIQESTLAFIPKILAVFVSILIFGPWMLTTLMEYINNLYTNMNMYIR; encoded by the coding sequence ATGGAGCAGATGGTTATTGATTTGGCACAAGATGCCTTGTTGACTGTTTTAAAAGTTTCAGCACCCATGCTTTTAATGGGTTTAACTGTGGGGTTAATTGTAAGTATATTTCAAACGGTTACTTCTATTCAGGAATCTACACTGGCTTTTATTCCCAAAATTCTAGCAGTATTTGTGTCCATATTAATATTTGGTCCTTGGATGCTTACCACTCTGATGGAGTATATAAATAATTTGTATACAAATATGAATATGTATATTCGCTAA
- a CDS encoding flagellar biosynthetic protein FliO codes for MNVQLDSSFSFLLFPNSIASNSGGQANINWFNMLGQFFFLIFLFASILYGAYYVTKWIGRFQYQRYQGGNIKVLESVGIGYQKMLQLIQVGDRIYLIGISKDNIVYLTEVEKEAIQNLKENIKDSPHIKFDSYLKHWIKKLGKDSESTDISSGGEKQDENK; via the coding sequence ATGAACGTTCAATTGGATTCTTCTTTTTCATTTCTATTATTTCCGAATAGTATTGCTTCTAATAGTGGAGGGCAGGCGAATATAAACTGGTTTAATATGTTAGGCCAGTTTTTTTTCCTAATATTCCTATTTGCTTCTATTTTATATGGTGCCTATTATGTTACTAAGTGGATTGGAAGATTCCAATACCAAAGATATCAGGGCGGCAATATTAAAGTACTAGAATCTGTAGGGATCGGTTACCAAAAGATGCTTCAGCTCATTCAAGTAGGAGACCGTATTTATTTAATTGGTATATCAAAAGATAATATTGTATATTTAACAGAAGTTGAAAAAGAAGCCATACAAAATTTAAAAGAAAATATAAAAGATTCGCCTCATATTAAGTTTGATTCTTATTTAAAGCATTGGATTAAAAAATTAGGCAAAGATTCAGAGAGTACGGACATAAGTTCTGGTGGAGAGAAGCAAGATGAAAATAAGTAA